One genomic segment of Pseudomonas fortuita includes these proteins:
- a CDS encoding ABC transporter permease, whose protein sequence is MLKGYGAVILDGAWLTLQLALSSMALAIVLGLIGVALRLSPVRWLAWLGDLYSTVIRGIPDLVLILLIFYGGQDIINRVAPLLGYEDYIDLNPLVAGIGTLGFIFGAYLSETFRGAFLGIPKGQAEAGVAYGMSNRQVFFRIQVPQMIRLAIPGFTNNWLVLTKATALISVVGLQDMMFKAKQAADATREPFTFFLAVAALYLVLTSVSLLALKYLERRYSVGVKVAEL, encoded by the coding sequence ATGTTGAAAGGCTACGGGGCAGTCATCCTCGACGGGGCGTGGCTGACGCTGCAGCTCGCCCTGTCGTCGATGGCCCTGGCCATCGTGCTCGGCCTGATCGGTGTGGCGCTGCGCTTGTCGCCGGTGCGCTGGCTGGCCTGGCTGGGCGATCTGTATTCCACGGTGATCCGTGGTATTCCGGACTTGGTCCTGATCCTGCTGATCTTCTACGGCGGGCAAGACATCATCAACCGGGTGGCGCCGTTGCTCGGCTACGAAGACTACATCGACCTCAACCCGCTGGTTGCGGGTATTGGCACGTTGGGCTTCATCTTTGGCGCGTACCTGTCGGAAACCTTCCGCGGTGCCTTCCTCGGCATTCCCAAAGGCCAGGCCGAAGCGGGCGTGGCGTATGGCATGAGCAACCGCCAGGTGTTCTTCCGCATCCAGGTGCCGCAAATGATTCGCCTGGCGATCCCGGGCTTCACCAACAACTGGCTGGTGCTGACCAAGGCCACCGCGCTGATCTCGGTAGTCGGCCTGCAGGACATGATGTTCAAGGCCAAGCAGGCGGCCGACGCCACCCGCGAGCCTTTCACCTTCTTCCTGGCGGTGGCGGCCCTGTACCTGGTGCTGACCAGTGTCTCGCTGCTGGCCCTGAAGTATCTCGAGCGCCGCTACTCGGTAGGCGTCAAGGTGGCTGAACTATGA
- a CDS encoding ABC transporter substrate-binding protein, translated as MKKLALLGALALSVFSLVSQADEKPLKIGIEAAYPPFAFKQPDGSIAGFDYDIGNALCEEMKAKCTWVEQEFDGLIPALKVRKIDAILSSMSITEDRKKSVDFTKRYYLTPARLVMKDGTAVSDSLDELKGKKIGVQRGSIHDRFAKEVLGAKGATVVPYGTQNEIYLDVAAGRLDGTVADATLLEDGFLKTDAGKGFAFVGPAFTDAKYFGDGIGIAVRKGDKANVDRINAAIDAIRANGKYKEIEKKYFNFDIYGPDSN; from the coding sequence ATGAAGAAGCTCGCACTGCTTGGCGCCCTGGCGCTGTCTGTGTTTTCCCTGGTGTCGCAGGCCGATGAAAAACCACTGAAAATCGGCATTGAAGCCGCCTACCCACCCTTCGCCTTCAAGCAGCCTGACGGCAGCATCGCCGGCTTCGACTACGACATCGGCAACGCCCTGTGCGAAGAGATGAAGGCCAAGTGCACCTGGGTCGAGCAGGAGTTCGACGGCCTGATCCCTGCGCTTAAGGTGCGTAAGATCGACGCCATTCTGTCCTCCATGTCGATCACTGAAGACCGTAAGAAGTCGGTCGACTTCACCAAGCGCTACTACCTCACCCCGGCGCGCCTGGTCATGAAGGACGGCACCGCTGTCAGCGACAGCCTGGATGAGCTCAAAGGCAAGAAGATCGGTGTGCAGCGTGGCTCGATCCATGACCGCTTCGCCAAGGAAGTGCTGGGCGCCAAAGGGGCCACCGTGGTGCCTTACGGCACCCAGAACGAAATCTATCTGGACGTGGCGGCCGGTCGCCTCGACGGCACCGTGGCTGACGCCACCCTGCTGGAAGACGGGTTCCTCAAGACCGACGCCGGCAAGGGCTTCGCCTTCGTAGGCCCGGCTTTCACCGACGCCAAATACTTCGGTGACGGCATCGGCATTGCCGTACGCAAGGGCGACAAGGCCAACGTCGACCGCATCAACGCGGCTATCGACGCCATCCGTGCCAACGGCAAGTACAAAGAAATCGAGAAGAAGTACTTCAACTTCGATATCTACGGTCCAGACTCGAACTAA
- a CDS encoding ABC transporter ATP-binding protein, which produces MYKLEVQDLHKRYGSHEVLKGVSLAAKAGDVISIIGSSGSGKSTFLRCINLLEQPHAGKILLNNEELKLVAAKDGALKAADPRQLQRMRSRLSMVFQHFNLWSHMTALENVIEAPVHVLGVNKKEALEKAEHYLAKVGVAHRKDAFPGHMSGGEQQRVAIARALAMEPEVMLFDEPTSALDPELVGDVLKVMQALAQEGRTMVVVTHEMGFAREVSNQLVFLHKGLVEETGCPREVLANPRSERLKQFLSGSLK; this is translated from the coding sequence ATGTACAAACTCGAAGTCCAAGACCTGCACAAGCGCTACGGCAGCCATGAAGTGCTAAAGGGCGTGTCCCTGGCGGCCAAGGCCGGCGACGTCATCAGCATTATCGGCTCCAGCGGTTCGGGCAAGTCGACCTTCCTGCGCTGCATCAACCTGCTGGAGCAGCCGCACGCTGGCAAGATCCTGCTCAACAACGAAGAACTCAAGCTGGTCGCCGCCAAGGACGGTGCGCTGAAGGCCGCCGACCCTCGCCAGCTGCAGCGCATGCGCTCGCGCCTGTCGATGGTGTTCCAGCACTTCAACCTGTGGTCGCACATGACGGCGCTGGAGAACGTGATCGAAGCGCCGGTCCATGTACTGGGTGTGAACAAGAAAGAAGCCCTTGAAAAGGCCGAGCACTACCTGGCCAAGGTGGGGGTGGCCCACCGCAAGGACGCTTTCCCCGGGCATATGTCGGGCGGTGAGCAACAACGTGTGGCAATTGCCCGGGCCTTGGCCATGGAGCCGGAGGTCATGCTGTTCGATGAGCCGACTTCGGCGCTCGACCCGGAGCTGGTGGGGGATGTGCTCAAGGTCATGCAGGCGCTGGCTCAGGAGGGCCGGACCATGGTGGTGGTGACTCACGAAATGGGGTTTGCTCGTGAGGTGTCCAACCAGCTGGTGTTCTTGCACAAAGGCCTGGTGGAAGAGACCGGCTGCCCTCGCGAAGTACTGGCCAACCCGCGGTCGGAGCGCCTGAAGCAGTTCCTCTCGGGCAGCCTGAAGTAA
- the acs gene encoding acetate--CoA ligase, translating into MSAAPLYPVRPEVAATTLTDEATYKAMYQKSVINPDGFWREQAQRIDWIKPFTKVKQTSFDDHHVDIKWFADGTLNVSSNCLDRHLEERGDQLAIIWEGDDPSEHRNITYRELHEQVCKFANALRGQDVHRGDVVTIYMPMIPEAVVAMLACARIGAIHSVVFGGFSPEALAGRIIDCESKVVITADEGVRGGRRTPLKANVDLALTNPETKSVQKIIVCKRTGGEIAWHQHRDIWYEDLMKVASSHCAPKEMGAEEALFILYTSGSTGKPKGVLHTTGGYLVYAALTHERVFDYRPGEVYWCTADVGWVTGHSYIVYGPLANGATTLLFEGVPNYPDITRVSKIVDKHKVNILYTAPTAIRAMMAEGQAAVEGADGSSLRLLGSVGEPINPEAWNWYYKTVGKERCPIVDTWWQTETGGILISPLPGATGLKPGSATRPFFGVVPALVDNLGNLIEGAAEGNLVILDSWPGQSRSLYGDHDRFVDTYFKTFRGMYFTGDGARRDEDGYYWITGRVDDVLNVSGHRMGTAEIESAMVAHSKVAEAAVVGVPHDIKGQGIYVYVTLNAGVEASEQLRLELKNWVRKEIGPIASPDVIQWAPGLPKTRSGKIMRRILRKIATSEYDALGDISTLADPGVVQHLIDTHKAMSLASA; encoded by the coding sequence ATGAGTGCGGCTCCACTGTATCCCGTTCGTCCCGAGGTTGCGGCCACTACCCTGACCGACGAGGCCACCTACAAGGCCATGTACCAGAAATCGGTGATCAACCCGGACGGCTTCTGGCGCGAGCAGGCCCAGCGTATCGACTGGATCAAACCGTTCACCAAGGTCAAGCAAACCTCCTTTGATGACCATCACGTCGATATCAAATGGTTCGCCGACGGCACTCTGAACGTTTCCTCCAACTGCCTGGACCGCCACCTTGAAGAGCGTGGCGACCAGCTGGCAATCATCTGGGAGGGCGACGACCCTTCCGAGCACCGCAACATCACTTACCGTGAGCTGCACGAGCAGGTCTGCAAGTTCGCCAACGCCCTGCGTGGCCAGGACGTGCACCGTGGTGATGTGGTCACCATCTATATGCCGATGATCCCAGAGGCCGTGGTCGCCATGCTGGCCTGTGCCCGTATCGGTGCGATCCACTCGGTGGTCTTCGGTGGCTTCTCCCCTGAGGCCTTGGCTGGCCGCATCATCGATTGCGAGTCCAAAGTGGTGATCACCGCCGACGAAGGCGTACGTGGCGGCCGTCGTACCCCGCTCAAGGCCAACGTCGACCTGGCGCTGACCAACCCTGAAACCAAAAGCGTACAGAAGATCATCGTGTGCAAGCGCACCGGTGGTGAGATTGCCTGGCACCAGCACCGCGACATCTGGTACGAAGACCTGATGAAAGTGGCCTCCAGCCACTGCGCGCCAAAAGAAATGGGTGCTGAAGAAGCGCTGTTCATCCTTTATACCTCCGGCTCTACGGGCAAGCCCAAGGGTGTGCTGCACACCACCGGTGGTTACCTGGTGTATGCCGCGCTGACCCACGAGCGCGTGTTCGACTACCGCCCGGGCGAGGTCTACTGGTGCACCGCCGACGTCGGCTGGGTCACTGGCCACAGCTATATCGTCTACGGCCCGCTGGCCAATGGCGCCACCACCTTGCTGTTCGAGGGCGTGCCAAACTATCCGGACATTACCCGCGTGTCGAAGATCGTCGACAAGCACAAGGTCAACATCCTCTACACCGCCCCAACCGCCATTCGCGCGATGATGGCCGAAGGGCAGGCCGCCGTTGAGGGGGCCGATGGTTCCAGCCTGCGCCTGCTTGGCTCGGTGGGCGAGCCGATCAACCCTGAGGCCTGGAACTGGTACTACAAGACCGTTGGCAAGGAGCGGTGCCCGATCGTCGACACCTGGTGGCAGACCGAGACCGGCGGCATCCTGATCAGCCCGCTGCCGGGCGCTACCGGCCTCAAGCCGGGCTCGGCAACCCGTCCGTTCTTTGGCGTGGTGCCTGCGCTGGTGGACAACCTGGGTAACCTGATCGAGGGCGCGGCCGAAGGCAACCTGGTGATCCTCGACTCCTGGCCGGGCCAGTCGCGTTCGCTGTACGGCGACCACGACCGCTTCGTCGACACCTACTTCAAGACGTTCCGTGGCATGTACTTCACCGGTGACGGTGCGCGCCGCGACGAAGATGGCTACTACTGGATCACTGGCCGTGTGGATGACGTGCTCAACGTGTCTGGCCACCGTATGGGTACTGCCGAAATCGAAAGCGCCATGGTGGCGCACTCGAAAGTTGCCGAGGCGGCAGTGGTTGGCGTGCCGCACGACATCAAGGGCCAGGGCATCTATGTGTATGTCACCCTGAATGCCGGTGTCGAGGCCAGCGAGCAACTACGCCTGGAGCTGAAGAACTGGGTGCGCAAGGAAATCGGCCCGATTGCCTCGCCGGACGTGATCCAGTGGGCGCCGGGGTTGCCGAAGACGCGTTCGGGCAAGATCATGCGCCGTATCCTGCGCAAGATTGCCACCAGTGAGTATGATGCTTTGGGCGATATCTCCACCTTGGCCGACCCGGGTGTGGTGCAGCACCTGATCGATACCCACAAGGCCATGAGCCTGGCTTCGGCCTGA
- the phhA gene encoding phenylalanine 4-monooxygenase → MKQTQYVAREPDAHGFIDYPQQEHAVWNTLITRQLKVIEGRACQEYLDGIDQLKLPHDRIPQLGEVNKVLGATTGWQVARVPALIPFQTFFELLASKRFPVATFIRTPEELDYLQEPDIFHEIFGHCPLLTNPWFAEFTHTYGKLGLAATKEQRVYLARLYWMTIEFGLMETPQGRKIYGGGILSSPKETVYSLSDAPEHQAFDPIEAMRTPYRIDILQPVYFVLPNMKRLFDLAHEDIMGMVHKAMQLGLHAPKFPPKVAA, encoded by the coding sequence ATGAAACAGACGCAATACGTGGCACGCGAGCCCGATGCGCATGGTTTTATCGATTACCCGCAGCAAGAGCACGCGGTATGGAACACCCTGATCACCCGCCAGCTGAAAGTGATCGAGGGCCGCGCGTGCCAGGAATACCTGGACGGCATCGACCAGCTCAAGCTGCCCCATGACCGTATCCCGCAACTGGGCGAGGTCAACAAGGTGCTGGGCGCCACCACCGGCTGGCAAGTTGCCCGGGTACCGGCACTGATCCCCTTCCAGACCTTCTTCGAACTGCTGGCCAGCAAGCGCTTCCCGGTTGCCACCTTCATTCGTACCCCGGAGGAGCTGGACTACCTGCAAGAGCCCGATATCTTCCACGAGATCTTCGGCCACTGCCCGCTGCTGACCAACCCATGGTTCGCCGAATTCACCCATACCTACGGCAAGCTCGGCCTGGCCGCGACCAAGGAACAACGCGTCTACCTTGCGCGCCTGTACTGGATGACTATCGAGTTTGGCCTGATGGAAACCCCGCAAGGCCGCAAGATCTATGGCGGCGGCATTCTCTCGTCGCCGAAAGAGACCGTCTACAGTCTGTCTGACGCGCCTGAGCACCAGGCCTTCGACCCGATCGAAGCCATGCGTACGCCATACCGCATCGACATCCTGCAGCCGGTGTATTTCGTGCTGCCGAACATGAAGCGCCTGTTCGACCTGGCCCACGAAGACATCATGGGCATGGTCCACAAAGCCATGCAGCTGGGCCTGCACGCGCCGAAGTTTCCACCCAAGGTCGCTGCCTGA
- a CDS encoding sigma-54-dependent transcriptional regulator yields the protein MRIKVHCQNRIGILRDILNLLVEYGINVLRGEVGGDHGNAIYLHCPNLINLQFQALRPKFEAIAGVFGVKRVGLMPSERRHMELNALLGALDFPVLSIDMGGSIVAANRTAAQLLGVRVDEVPGMPLARYVEDFDLPELVRANKSRINGMRIKVKGDVFLADIAPLQSEHDDSEALAGAVLTLHRADRIGERIYNVRKQELRGFDSIFQSSRVMAAVVREARRMAPLDAPLLIEGETGTGKELLARACHLASPRGQSPLMALNCAGLPESMAETELFGYGPGAFEGARAEGKLGLLELTAGGTLFLDGVGEMSPRLQVKLLRFLQDGCFRRVGSDEEVYLDVRVICATQVDLSELCARGEFRQDLYHRLNVLSLHIPPLRECMDGLEGLVQHFLDQASRQIGCAMPRLAPAAMEKLGQYHWPGNVRQLENVLFQAVSLCDGGVVKSEHIRLPDYGVRQPLGEFSLEGDLSQIVGRFEKAVLESLMGEFSSSRALGKRLGVSHTTIANKLRDYSLNKSAD from the coding sequence ATGCGTATCAAAGTCCATTGCCAGAACCGGATTGGCATTCTGCGCGACATCCTCAACCTGCTGGTGGAGTACGGCATCAACGTGCTGCGTGGCGAGGTGGGCGGTGACCATGGCAACGCCATCTACCTGCATTGCCCGAACCTGATCAATCTGCAGTTCCAGGCATTGCGGCCCAAGTTCGAGGCGATTGCCGGCGTGTTCGGCGTCAAGCGCGTAGGGCTGATGCCCAGCGAGCGCCGCCACATGGAGCTGAATGCGCTGCTGGGGGCGCTGGATTTCCCGGTGCTGTCGATCGACATGGGCGGCAGTATCGTCGCCGCCAACCGCACGGCGGCGCAGCTGCTGGGGGTGCGGGTGGATGAGGTGCCGGGCATGCCGCTGGCACGCTATGTGGAAGACTTTGACCTGCCGGAGTTGGTGCGGGCCAACAAGTCGCGCATCAATGGCATGCGTATCAAGGTCAAAGGTGATGTGTTTCTGGCCGATATCGCGCCGCTGCAGTCCGAGCACGATGACAGTGAGGCGTTGGCGGGTGCGGTACTCACCCTGCACCGTGCAGACCGCATCGGCGAGCGTATCTACAACGTGCGCAAGCAAGAGCTGCGCGGCTTCGACAGCATCTTCCAGAGCTCGCGGGTGATGGCCGCCGTGGTACGTGAGGCGCGGCGCATGGCACCGCTGGATGCACCCTTGCTGATTGAAGGCGAGACCGGCACTGGCAAGGAGCTGCTGGCGCGCGCCTGCCATTTGGCCAGCCCGCGCGGGCAGTCGCCGCTGATGGCGCTCAATTGCGCCGGGTTGCCCGAGTCGATGGCCGAGACTGAACTGTTCGGTTACGGTCCCGGCGCGTTCGAAGGGGCGCGGGCCGAGGGCAAGCTGGGGCTGCTGGAGCTGACCGCCGGCGGCACGCTGTTTCTTGACGGAGTAGGGGAGATGAGCCCGCGCCTGCAAGTGAAGCTGCTGCGCTTTCTGCAAGACGGCTGCTTCCGCCGGGTAGGCAGCGATGAAGAGGTGTACCTGGATGTGCGGGTGATTTGCGCGACCCAGGTGGATTTGTCGGAACTGTGTGCCCGTGGCGAGTTTCGCCAGGACCTGTATCACCGCCTGAACGTATTGTCGCTGCACATTCCGCCTTTGCGTGAATGCATGGATGGGTTGGAAGGGCTGGTACAGCACTTTCTCGATCAGGCCAGCCGGCAGATCGGCTGCGCCATGCCCCGCCTGGCGCCAGCAGCAATGGAAAAACTTGGGCAATACCATTGGCCGGGTAATGTAAGGCAGTTGGAAAACGTATTGTTTCAGGCGGTTTCTTTATGTGACGGCGGCGTGGTCAAAAGCGAGCATATTCGCTTGCCGGATTATGGCGTGCGGCAACCGTTGGGTGAGTTTTCGCTGGAAGGGGATCTTTCGCAGATTGTCGGGCGCTTTGAAAAGGCGGTACTGGAAAGTTTGATGGGGGAGTTTTCGAGTAGTCGGGCTTTGGGGAAAAGATTGGGTGTTTCGCACACGACAATTGCCAACAAGTTGAGGGATTACTCGCTTAACAAGTCTGCGGATTAG
- the argR gene encoding transcriptional regulator ArgR: MTTQRIGFLIWPSTKPLTLALAEEVLQVAQRVHPDVVYELAFLQAEPAQEGGWRLPGEPWAGRLEGCHKLFLVADEPPAAVGASLSTALKQLARSGCMIAGLSAGVYPLAMLGLLDGYRAAVHWRWQDDFAERFPKVIATSHLFDWDRDRLTACGGIAVADLLLAVLARDHGAELAGAVSEELVVERIREGGERQRIPLQNRLGSSHPKLTQAVLLMEANIEEPLTTDEIAQHVCVSRRQLERIFKQYLNRVPSQYYLELRLNKARQMLMQTSKSIIQIGLSCGFSSGPHFSSAYRNFFGATPREDRNQRRSSSPFELSSAPAEKG; encoded by the coding sequence ATGACCACCCAGCGAATCGGTTTTCTCATCTGGCCCAGCACCAAGCCCTTGACCCTGGCGCTGGCCGAGGAAGTGTTGCAGGTGGCGCAGCGGGTGCATCCGGATGTGGTTTACGAACTGGCCTTTCTACAGGCGGAGCCAGCGCAAGAAGGCGGTTGGCGCCTGCCCGGCGAGCCGTGGGCCGGCCGCCTGGAGGGGTGCCACAAACTGTTCCTGGTTGCTGATGAGCCGCCTGCGGCGGTAGGGGCGTCCCTGTCGACTGCGCTCAAGCAGCTGGCGCGCAGTGGCTGCATGATCGCCGGCTTGTCTGCAGGGGTTTATCCGCTGGCGATGCTGGGCCTGCTCGACGGTTACCGGGCTGCGGTGCACTGGCGCTGGCAGGACGATTTTGCCGAACGCTTCCCCAAGGTCATCGCCACCAGCCACCTGTTCGACTGGGACCGTGATCGCCTGACGGCCTGTGGCGGCATCGCCGTGGCCGACCTGCTGCTGGCAGTGCTGGCCCGTGACCACGGGGCGGAGCTGGCGGGTGCGGTGTCGGAAGAACTGGTGGTGGAGCGCATCCGTGAGGGTGGCGAGCGTCAGCGCATTCCGCTGCAAAACCGCCTGGGTTCGAGTCATCCCAAACTGACCCAGGCGGTGCTGTTGATGGAAGCCAACATCGAAGAACCGCTGACCACCGACGAGATTGCTCAGCATGTGTGCGTGTCGCGTCGCCAGCTGGAGCGTATCTTCAAACAGTACCTGAACCGCGTGCCTAGCCAGTACTACCTGGAGCTGCGGCTCAACAAGGCGCGGCAGATGCTGATGCAGACCAGTAAGTCGATCATCCAGATCGGCTTGTCCTGTGGCTTCTCCTCGGGGCCGCATTTTTCCAGTGCCTATCGCAACTTCTTTGGCGCCACGCCACGGGAAGACCGCAACCAGCGACGCAGCAGCAGCCCGTTCGAACTGAGCTCGGCGCCTGCCGAAAAGGGCTGA
- a CDS encoding DUF2790 domain-containing protein produces the protein MKALLVLVLGSLCGAAMAGEAKDAEQIPVEQYSYSQHLDIARVISMSEVPNVCEVVPARMTYEDSQGQKHILEYRVMGNGCSNG, from the coding sequence ATGAAAGCTTTACTGGTATTGGTACTTGGCAGTCTTTGCGGCGCGGCGATGGCCGGCGAAGCCAAAGATGCCGAGCAGATTCCGGTTGAACAATACAGTTACTCGCAACACCTGGACATTGCCCGCGTCATCTCCATGAGCGAAGTGCCCAATGTGTGCGAAGTCGTGCCAGCCCGCATGACCTACGAGGACTCCCAGGGCCAGAAGCACATTCTCGAATACCGCGTGATGGGGAACGGCTGCTCCAACGGCTGA
- a CDS encoding 4a-hydroxytetrahydrobiopterin dehydratase has translation MNALNQAHCEACRADAPKVSDDELAELIREIPDWNIEVRDGHMELERVFLFKNFKHALAFTNAVGEIAEAEGHHPGLLTEWGKVTVTWWSHSIKGLHRNDFIMCARTDKVAETAEGRK, from the coding sequence ATGAATGCCTTGAATCAAGCCCATTGCGAAGCCTGCCGCGCCGACGCACCGAAAGTCTCCGACGACGAGCTGGCCGAACTGATTCGCGAAATCCCGGACTGGAACATCGAAGTGCGTGACGGCCACATGGAGCTTGAGCGCGTGTTCCTGTTCAAGAACTTCAAGCACGCCCTGGCGTTCACCAACGCCGTGGGCGAAATCGCCGAAGCCGAAGGCCACCACCCGGGGCTGCTGACCGAGTGGGGCAAAGTTACCGTGACCTGGTGGAGCCACTCGATCAAAGGCCTGCACCGCAACGACTTCATCATGTGCGCACGCACTGACAAAGTGGCTGAAACGGCTGAAGGCCGTAAGTAA
- a CDS encoding aspartate aminotransferase family protein — protein sequence MSVEQAPVQRADFDQVMVPNYSPAAFIPVRGEGSRVWDQSGRELIDFAGGIAVNALGHCHPALVKALTDQANTLWHVSNVFTNEPALRLAHKLVDATFADRAFFCNSGAEANEAAFKLARRVAHDRFGPEKHEIIATVNSFHGRTLFTVSVGGQPKYSDGFGPKITGISHVPYNDLEALKAKISDKTCAVVIEPIQGESGVVPADKAYLEGARKLCDEHNALLIFDEVQTGVGRTGSLYAYQHYGVTPDILTSAKSLGGGFPIGAMLTTTELAKHLAVGTHGTTYGGNPLGCAVACAVLDVVNTPETLAGIKAKHARFKTRLEQIGQKYNLFTQVRGVGLLIGCVLAEAWQGKAKDVLNAAEKEGVMVLQAGPDVVRFAPSLVVEDADIDEGLDRFERAVAALTKG from the coding sequence ATGTCCGTTGAGCAAGCCCCGGTGCAACGTGCCGATTTCGACCAGGTCATGGTCCCCAACTATTCTCCGGCGGCCTTCATTCCTGTGCGAGGCGAGGGTTCCCGTGTGTGGGACCAGTCGGGTCGCGAGCTGATCGATTTTGCCGGTGGCATCGCGGTAAACGCCCTGGGCCACTGCCACCCGGCACTGGTCAAGGCCCTGACCGACCAGGCCAACACGCTCTGGCACGTATCCAACGTGTTCACCAACGAGCCGGCCCTGCGCCTGGCTCACAAGCTGGTGGACGCTACCTTTGCCGACCGGGCGTTCTTCTGCAACTCCGGCGCCGAGGCCAACGAGGCCGCTTTCAAGCTGGCCCGTCGCGTCGCCCATGACCGCTTCGGCCCGGAAAAGCACGAAATCATCGCCACGGTGAACAGCTTCCACGGCCGCACCTTGTTCACCGTCAGTGTTGGTGGGCAGCCGAAGTACTCCGACGGTTTCGGTCCGAAGATCACTGGCATCAGCCACGTGCCGTACAACGACCTGGAAGCGTTGAAGGCAAAGATTTCCGACAAGACCTGCGCCGTGGTGATCGAGCCGATCCAGGGCGAGAGCGGCGTGGTGCCGGCCGACAAGGCCTACCTGGAAGGCGCGCGCAAGCTGTGCGACGAGCACAACGCCCTGCTGATCTTCGACGAAGTGCAGACTGGCGTGGGCCGTACCGGTTCGCTGTATGCCTACCAGCACTACGGCGTGACGCCCGACATCCTGACCAGCGCCAAGAGCCTGGGCGGGGGCTTCCCGATCGGCGCCATGCTGACCACCACCGAACTGGCCAAGCACCTGGCGGTCGGCACACACGGCACCACCTACGGCGGTAACCCGCTGGGCTGCGCCGTCGCCTGCGCGGTGCTGGATGTGGTCAATACCCCTGAAACCTTGGCCGGCATCAAGGCCAAGCACGCACGCTTCAAAACCCGCCTGGAACAGATCGGCCAGAAGTACAACCTGTTCACCCAGGTACGTGGTGTTGGTCTGCTGATCGGCTGCGTACTTGCCGAGGCTTGGCAGGGCAAGGCCAAGGACGTGCTCAACGCTGCCGAGAAAGAAGGCGTAATGGTGCTGCAGGCCGGCCCGGACGTGGTCCGTTTTGCGCCAAGCCTGGTGGTTGAAGACGCCGACATCGATGAAGGCCTGGACCGCTTCGAGCGCGCTGTGGCTGCCTTGACCAAAGGCTGA
- a CDS encoding ABC transporter permease, producing the protein MIFDYNVVWEALPMYFGGLLTTLKLLAISLFFGLLAAIPLGLMRVSKQPAINLVAWLYTYVIRGTPMLVQLFLIYYGLAQFEAVRESFLWPLLSSATFCACLAFGINTSAYTAEIIAGSLKATPHGEIEAAKAMGMSRMKMYRRILLPSALRRALPQYSNEVIMMLQTTSLASIVTLIDITGAARTVNAQYYLPFEAYITAGVFYLCLTFILVRLFKMAERRWLGYLAPRKH; encoded by the coding sequence ATGATCTTCGACTACAACGTCGTCTGGGAGGCATTGCCGATGTACTTCGGCGGCCTGCTGACCACCCTCAAGCTGCTGGCGATTTCGCTGTTCTTCGGCCTGCTGGCGGCCATTCCGCTGGGCCTGATGCGCGTGTCCAAACAGCCTGCGATCAACCTCGTGGCATGGCTCTACACCTACGTGATTCGCGGCACGCCAATGCTGGTGCAGCTGTTTCTGATCTACTACGGCCTGGCGCAGTTCGAGGCGGTACGCGAAAGCTTCCTGTGGCCGCTGTTGTCCAGCGCCACGTTCTGCGCCTGCCTGGCGTTCGGTATCAATACCAGTGCCTATACCGCCGAAATCATCGCCGGCAGCCTCAAGGCCACGCCGCACGGCGAGATCGAGGCGGCCAAGGCCATGGGCATGTCACGCATGAAGATGTACCGGCGCATCCTGCTGCCGTCGGCCCTGCGCCGCGCGCTGCCGCAGTACAGCAACGAAGTGATCATGATGCTGCAGACCACCAGCCTGGCGTCGATCGTCACCCTGATCGACATCACCGGTGCCGCACGCACGGTCAATGCCCAGTACTACCTGCCTTTCGAGGCCTATATCACGGCGGGCGTGTTCTACCTGTGCCTGACCTTCATCCTGGTGCGCCTGTTCAAGATGGCCGAACGCCGCTGGCTCGGCTACCTGGCGCCGCGCAAGCACTGA